The DNA window aataaaatacaataaaattcataaaatgaCCAACAATATAATCCGCTCAGATGTTTGCGTTTCGAACTAAATGCTCTGCTTTTACTCCTTCACGCCCGAAATCACTGCTCATTGTAGAATTGGACGCTATTTCCTGACGCTGAAAACCAGTCCGCTCGCTCGATGCACTAGTATCGTGCTTGCCATTACCAGCTATCTATAAAACATTTAAGATGATGTCAGTACCGAATCAAGACTGTTCAGTTGGTTCGGCTGTGATTGCACAGCGGCGAGAAAAAGAGACATACAAAAGCAATACAAATTAATATAACATCTTTTGTTGACTGTTTCTGATGACATATGGCAATtttttgacttaatcggcgggttgATATTAACGCCTGACAAAATCTTCCGCACCTTTAATTGCTGCCGGTTTTTGGCGAAACCTTCCACAGAAtaaattcgtcactgttcTCTAAGCCTGCAAGACTTGGTGTTTAGCCTGAACTCCTTATCGATATCGAGTGATCCGAATACTCCCAATTCGGCATTTTCCGGCAGTTTAGCGTAGCGAAATGAATGGTTGTTGCTAAAGATGCCATGCACCCTCCAGGCAGTTGATTAGGCTGGGCTCTGACAGTGTGCAATATCTGGGTAACTTCCGCCATGCAATTGTGCAACTTATGTAACTCGTACGTGTCCAGAGCGTGTAGAGCTCAAGCGTGTTATTGCAGACCCGCCGCCGAGAACGTAAGCATCGAAATATGCCAAGCAGTACATGAATCAGGTGAGAACGGTAACGAAGCTAACGGTGCATAGAGACGACTGCAGAATGCGGACCTTGTGTCAGTGTTGTGAAGTCCATGGTTGTGGTAATTAAGTTATCACACTTCCTAACTTAAAAGTTCTCAAATCGGTTACCTTCTTACGAAAATGTTAGAAGGTCacatgtttttgaaatatgtaaAATGCATCATAGGGATCTAGTATGAGGATGACTGACAGCTTATTTAGTATAGTCGCAGTTGATGATTTGGTTATATCACCTGCACCACCTCTTAGTAatcatgataaactcggaaagcctctcccgTTGCCCATTCCATTGCAGACCATGGGTCCCGATATGAAGTTGTGGGACTAATTtcggcgttgaaatcaccaataaCCAACAGTGATCTTGCGGAACGTATAATCTTCTCTGTAAAACTTCTTTACGTCTATGTAGAACGTGTCAACTTCGTCTTCATCGTAGCCTGCTGCTGGAGTGTAAGCGACGAaaatagtcaaagctggtgttgagCCACATGTTCTCATTCGTAAACGTCTGATTCGGGTCGTTAGTTgctcgaaagagtcgatgttcatTGCCGCACTTGCATACATTGACGAAGGCACCAACTCCACAATTCCCCCATTGTCGCATGATCCTATGATTAGCTCTTCTTCAGTGTCATTTATGGCGTTCAGTGGGTGGCATCGTCTCGTACCTGTCACTCGTACCTAATCATCCTAGCTCGCATCATTAGATCTTCATTGAgtgcttccgatgcaagcctACGTGTGTTGTATAGATACAGATCGTcgtcctagtccttttccatttcggCACATTCCTGCAGCCGTGCCCTTCCTAGCGCTACTGTGCCGGGCTTTCCTCCAAAATTAGGAAactctttcttattactgtgttttgcatatatttttaaaagccATGGACAGGTTGCAAATCTCTAGTCCCTTGAGTTTTAGGAGATCATGTTGtcctcccggagtggacatggagcttatttgttggaccTCCCAGTCTCTTGATTGCTGGGTTCAAATTCATTAAGACTCGAACCGCTCGCAGATTTACATACAAATATTCTGCCCTTCTCGAACACACCTACTCACCTACTATAACGACCATCTAAAAATTATAAAGTTCATCTAAAAGTCTAAAGTCATGTAAAGAATCCGGCACATAGATGACTGATCTTTTTCGCTtaaattccaagaaaacgCAACTGTGCTGCGTAGTCTGCGTAGTCGAGTCAGcacgaaatgaagctcggtgcagttgcgacAGCGCTCGATGCGTTGCGGTGGAGAatagcagttaggatcgagtggggacctCAGCCAGCAGTagtcatcgctgcagttcgcgatatTCTCACGTCGTTTCCAGCAGCTAcatccaccgcgtcgcttcgagtaCAGCCGtgtacgcaactgtaccgtccttcatgttgttttaaaCTGACTATAGCCCAGGAGAAATTAGATATAGTAAGCAATGTGTAGGCACGGTTGAAGTATCAAGTTTAAGGGAGCGTGAATACTATGGTTGAATTTACTTAATCGAAGTGCTGGTGATATTGCCTGATGCGGCTATCCTCATCTTCGCTGAGGCACGTCATCACAGCCGGCCCAACTTTCTCAATCTATAGAATCCATCTATTTGTTACTGCTCCATAGCTTGCGAGACTTAGTGTCACGTTTGAAATGATCATCGACACCGAGCGATTCGAATACCTACAGGTCGACGATGTCCAACTGTACAGCGCAACGAAACAGTgttaccaaagattccatgcttccTCTAGGTATATGATATACTTGGGCTGGGGTTCAGCATAGTGCTTAACGACgtcacctttttgcaatatcaaTAACTTTCGCCATATAGCTGCGCAAGTTCTCTAGCTCATACGTGCCCAAATATGATTGCACTTGGTACAAGCAGGGTCACTGCGAACAGGTAGCAATCAGGTtagtatacgcggccccataGATGGATATATACGTTTGTCAGGATTAGAATATGGTTAGGAACAGGTGCAAATAGTTGTCACGGTGGTACTACGAGGAAGGTGAGGGCAATGGATACTCGAAGACGGTGATGCCTTCGAGTCATAACAGCAATGTGTGTCTATGGTCGGGTAAAAACGATGCAGTTCCGTAAGCCGCGAAGTTGAGCTGGCGGTTGCGAGTGACTCGGACTGTAGTGATGAATGAAGTTAGCAAGGGTCTGACTTCGATCCCAACTGCctgctccactgcaccgcttcgagcgcagtatCTTCATATCTTATATCTTCTTCATGTATCTGTATCTTCATGTGGTCGAAAGATACTAAGGCACAAAGGTATTTAAAAGCACCCAGCCCGAActtccctcttttttcacttccaaGACGTCTGGGACCGTTTCTGAAGATATTTCACAGGAAAAATTTATATGCGATCCATTTggcataaaaattaaatcgaTCAGCGATCTAAGCGTACACCGAGCTGCGGGTTTCTCCGCcccttggaccaatgctaacgggccgcgaaattcaaaatggtacacCGAGTAACTACTTCCTCTGTTGCTTCAGAGGAATAGCTCAGATAATGGGCTAAGTAAGGGATGAACTTAGAAATTAGTCTTTTGATCCTTATCATGGAGCTAACGACGATCACCTCAGGTTACTTCATAGCTAAAATCTTTTACTCTTCCTCtgatttccttcttctcgtTTTCCCATTTGCTCTtgcattgcttttttttatttaatttgtagTTTCACTTCCCTTTGTTtccttgtttctgtttctctttttcactctttcttcttaacgtcactctctttttttatcttgtCTTTACTTCCCAGCATGCAATTGTGTTGCTTACTTTGCTCCTAGTTAGGGAATGCCTACTGCATGATAATCGGCACTTATGTTATGTTTATATGTTACAAGGACATCGAAGCTAAAGGAACACAATTCACatggaaaaaatagtggaggtttctcaaatgaaagtaaagattcttttccagtatttctttctaattgaaGAAAGTACTTTCTCTACTTCCTGGATGATACAGCTCCAACATTGGTAcgagataatgaaaaaaagtacgGAAGAAAGCCAGTGCGGTCCATGACAAAACTAGATAGCTTTTCCAGACTTTACTTGAAATTTCAACTCGTAAATATTTCCAATCgactttgtttttggtttctttgGACTTACttgcatgcttttttttttctttggaagagcAGTTTTCTGCTACTATTCAACCAACTTTGGAGACAGAAAGGGAAATCAAACTCCCTCCATATTCAAAGTCAGGTCTTGCACCTTCCACAGGAAGTAAACGTGCGAAATTCGCCgacaatgaatttttttctgaacactgAATCTAAGAGTTTGATTTAATTTCCGTTTTTAGTCTATGCGATTAATCATTTGTGTAAACGAATTTTACCACTTCCCAATCTCAAACCTCTGCTCAAAGAAACTTAAAATCAAATCGAAGCTACTGAGGCACTTCGGCTCTGGTGATGCTATTACATAGGCTCTGTGTCAATACTTTATACTATgggaatcaaatgaaaacggATAATGAACAGGGAACGTGATAATGTTGAAAGAAGTCCgcctgttaaaaaaaaaaaaaaaaatagaatgagaagaaaactagTCAAGTAAAACAGGGATTTAATAGAcgaaaaagagaatgaaaactcagaaaactgaagtaatagtaataaataaggagatcaatgcaaaaacaaatgaaacaacgagaagaaaactggacagaggaagaagaaaagatataaGCTATGCAGTTACCTAGTTACCAGTTATCTTTCTCAGCTGCAAGATAAGGATCAAAAA is part of the Necator americanus strain Aroian chromosome V, whole genome shotgun sequence genome and encodes:
- a CDS encoding hypothetical protein (NECATOR_CHRV.G19456.T1) — protein: MSWNVGIALKEVNLLFLNLSGVSLQIAGNGKHDTSASSERTGFQRQEIASNSTMSSDFGREGVKAEHLVRNANI
- a CDS encoding hypothetical protein (NECATOR_CHRV.G19457.T1), translating into MYASAAMNIDSFEQLTTRIRRLRMRTCGSTPALTIFVAYTPAAGYDEDEVDTFYIDVKKFYREDYTFRKITVGYW